One segment of Gemmatimonadota bacterium DNA contains the following:
- a CDS encoding protein kinase — translation MMSDRRERVKALLDQVLDLEPERRDAFLARECGSDPDLLTEVRSLMTALDGADDPLERPALAGSGTPFGREGSVIGAYRLLRRIGEGGMGVVYEAERADQQFDRRVAIKLIHAYGHSEEVIRRFRQERQILATLAHPNIVSMLDGGVAPDGRLFLVMEYVEGQRIDDWVVERGLSVEARIDLFRQVCAAVQYAHQNLVVHRDLKPGNILVTRDGVVKLLDFGVAKMLDPGTDPERTVTEAGARALTPAYASPEQLRGEPVTLLSDIYALGVVLYELLAGRGPYAFGGESLFEIERIVSSREPTRPSAAVASADAGALRPRVRAQELRGDLDQIILTAIRKEPERRYPSAAQLGEDLRRFLSGRPVLAQPDTLRYRARKFVQRHRSSMAVAVVGSLALAVGVAGAAVQGARARLAQARAEQQAQDVRRLLGALVFDVHDAISDLPGATEARALLLDRAYASLEGLAGDVEGDPALEWEVAEALLRLGLAQGQPAGASLGDLGAAARSYEMGIALARSAVHERPDSMRYRRTLAVLQEQLGDALAFRGDVEGGVDLARAALSGYRIIAEQHPDSVRHALSVVISLVKLGDLTGNPNFPNLARPDSARAVYGEAEQRLEAPPLGAAEGWGVRRFRALVQERIGTLARQRGDGAAARTAFEASLRMRRQLAAEAPNNVDAQRDVGVAHQNVCELEAAAGAVSRAAPHCTAALDVYRTLHIQDTSNAQGLTDVASGHRSLASLSEEAGHVDDALSHYAEARTWLLRRLDRDGTDARSRLELARVEALHSRLARLHGRPAPYRAEASSRLEALIEAGLATPEDQALLHALRTGFRT, via the coding sequence ATGATGTCCGACCGGCGCGAACGCGTGAAGGCGCTCCTCGACCAGGTCCTGGACCTGGAGCCGGAGCGGCGCGACGCCTTCCTGGCGCGCGAATGCGGCTCCGATCCCGACCTCCTGACCGAGGTGCGAAGCCTCATGACGGCGTTGGACGGCGCCGACGATCCGCTGGAGCGACCTGCGCTCGCCGGCAGCGGCACCCCCTTTGGCCGGGAGGGGTCCGTGATCGGCGCGTACCGCTTGCTGCGTCGCATCGGCGAAGGCGGCATGGGCGTCGTCTACGAGGCGGAGCGTGCGGACCAGCAGTTCGACCGGCGTGTCGCCATCAAGCTGATCCACGCCTACGGCCACAGCGAGGAGGTCATCCGCCGCTTCCGGCAGGAACGGCAGATCCTGGCGACGCTCGCCCACCCCAACATCGTGTCCATGCTGGACGGCGGGGTGGCTCCGGACGGCCGGCTCTTCCTCGTGATGGAGTACGTGGAGGGCCAACGGATCGACGACTGGGTGGTTGAACGCGGTCTGTCCGTGGAGGCGCGCATCGACCTCTTCCGACAGGTCTGTGCGGCCGTGCAGTACGCGCACCAGAACCTGGTCGTGCACCGCGACCTCAAGCCCGGCAACATCCTGGTGACCCGGGACGGGGTGGTGAAGCTCCTCGACTTCGGCGTGGCCAAGATGCTGGACCCGGGCACCGATCCCGAACGCACGGTGACCGAGGCGGGTGCCCGGGCCCTGACGCCCGCCTACGCCAGCCCGGAGCAGCTGCGCGGGGAGCCGGTCACGCTGCTCTCCGACATCTACGCGCTCGGTGTGGTGCTGTACGAGCTGCTTGCAGGTCGCGGGCCCTACGCGTTCGGGGGCGAGTCCCTCTTCGAGATCGAGCGCATCGTCAGCTCGCGCGAGCCGACCCGACCCAGCGCCGCCGTCGCCTCCGCGGATGCGGGCGCGCTGCGCCCCCGCGTCCGGGCGCAGGAGCTGCGCGGCGATCTGGACCAGATCATCCTCACGGCCATCCGCAAGGAGCCGGAGCGCCGCTATCCCTCCGCGGCCCAGCTCGGGGAGGACCTGCGCCGCTTCCTCAGCGGACGACCCGTGCTCGCGCAACCGGATACGCTGCGCTACCGGGCGCGCAAGTTCGTGCAACGCCACCGGTCGTCCATGGCCGTGGCGGTGGTCGGTTCGCTGGCGCTCGCCGTGGGGGTGGCGGGCGCAGCGGTGCAGGGTGCACGCGCACGCCTGGCGCAGGCGCGGGCCGAGCAGCAGGCGCAGGACGTCCGTCGTCTCCTCGGCGCGCTGGTCTTCGATGTACACGATGCCATCTCGGACCTTCCCGGTGCCACGGAGGCGCGAGCGCTCCTGCTGGATCGCGCCTACGCGAGCCTGGAGGGGCTCGCGGGGGACGTGGAAGGCGATCCGGCGCTCGAATGGGAGGTGGCCGAGGCGCTCCTCCGTCTCGGGCTGGCGCAGGGCCAGCCGGCCGGTGCCAGCCTCGGCGATCTGGGAGCGGCGGCGCGCAGCTACGAGATGGGCATCGCGCTGGCCCGCTCGGCGGTCCACGAGCGTCCCGACAGCATGCGCTACCGGCGCACCCTCGCCGTCCTGCAGGAGCAGCTGGGGGACGCGCTCGCGTTCCGCGGTGACGTGGAAGGCGGGGTGGATCTGGCCCGGGCGGCGCTCTCGGGGTACCGGATCATCGCCGAGCAGCATCCCGACAGCGTGCGCCACGCCCTCTCCGTGGTCATCAGCCTCGTCAAGCTGGGCGACCTGACCGGCAACCCCAACTTCCCCAATCTGGCACGCCCCGATTCGGCGCGGGCCGTCTACGGGGAGGCCGAGCAGCGCCTGGAGGCGCCGCCCCTGGGGGCTGCGGAGGGGTGGGGCGTGCGACGCTTCCGGGCGCTGGTCCAGGAGCGGATCGGCACCCTGGCCCGTCAGCGAGGCGACGGCGCCGCGGCCCGGACCGCCTTCGAGGCATCCCTGCGCATGCGTCGGCAGCTGGCCGCCGAGGCCCCGAACAACGTGGATGCCCAGCGCGACGTGGGCGTGGCCCATCAGAACGTCTGTGAGCTCGAGGCGGCGGCCGGCGCGGTGAGCCGCGCCGCGCCCCACTGCACGGCGGCCCTGGACGTCTATCGGACGCTCCATATCCAGGACACGAGCAACGCCCAGGGCCTCACCGACGTGGCCTCCGGCCACCGATCGCTGGCCAGCCTCTCCGAGGAGGCAGGGCACGTCGACGACGCGTTGTCCCACTACGCCGAGGCCCGCACCTGGCTGTTGCGCCGCCTCGACCGGGACGGGACGGACGCCCGCAGCCGGCTCGAGCTGGCACGGGTCGAAGCGCTGCATTCGCGCCTCGCCCGGCTGCACGGTCGACCCGCCCCCTATCGCGCCGAGGCGTCGAGCCGGCTGGAGGCCCTGATCGAAGCCGGCCTGGCCACCCCGGAGGACCAGGCGCTCCTCCACGCGCTCCGGACCGGCTTCCGGACCTGA
- a CDS encoding sigma-70 family RNA polymerase sigma factor: protein MGSPRPSDVTRLLDGFASGDDEAQAALLHVVYDELRALARAHLRAEVDGHTLQPTALVHEAYLKLVQQRVPHWSGRAHFFGIAAQAMRRILVDHARRRSAAKRGGGRAVTLIDGLAAREGPGVDVVALDKALAELERTDPRAARIVEMRFFAGLEIAEVAQAIGVSEPTVKRDWRHAKAWLYRHLSEDGPAPEGAPAG from the coding sequence GTGGGCTCCCCCCGCCCCAGCGACGTGACGCGCCTTCTCGACGGATTCGCCTCGGGAGACGACGAGGCGCAGGCCGCGCTGTTGCACGTCGTCTACGATGAGCTGCGTGCGTTGGCCCGCGCCCACCTGCGGGCCGAGGTGGACGGGCATACCCTCCAGCCGACCGCCCTCGTCCACGAAGCCTACCTGAAGCTGGTGCAGCAGCGCGTGCCCCACTGGAGCGGGCGCGCGCACTTCTTCGGGATCGCCGCCCAGGCCATGCGTCGCATCCTGGTGGACCACGCCCGGCGCCGCAGCGCCGCCAAACGGGGGGGCGGGCGGGCCGTGACCCTCATCGACGGTCTGGCCGCCCGCGAGGGGCCGGGCGTGGACGTGGTGGCCCTGGACAAGGCCCTGGCCGAGCTGGAGCGCACCGATCCGCGCGCGGCCCGCATCGTCGAGATGCGCTTCTTCGCCGGCCTGGAGATTGCCGAGGTGGCGCAGGCCATCGGCGTCTCCGAGCCTACGGTCAAGCGCGACTGGCGCCACGCCAAGGCCTGGCTCTACCGGCACCTGTCCGAGGACGGCCCGGCTCCGGAGGGTGCGCCGGCGGGATGA
- a CDS encoding DUF432 domain-containing protein, which produces MEPWGHFTVSEYEAVHRVVGDLAVHLRIERGALVVGIDAPVGPLTGFGPTREERWAAPGPATSVEVAPALPDRPVVVGVRNPFRLAPGAETRLQVHLPIWAQVHLEDEERTLLAELPSAVLSQTWWGGKTRGELAYWLPAEVEHAEADIATAAPTRAVCVLRIANRSTRVLEVDRLAIRAPQHSLFRTRRGFVTDEARIVYLGEADAAVDVSGAPPAFEPDAPRVQGPRLLLPRGLRALTFAHLRSLELY; this is translated from the coding sequence ATGGAGCCCTGGGGCCACTTCACCGTGTCCGAATACGAGGCCGTCCACCGGGTGGTGGGGGACCTCGCCGTCCATCTACGCATCGAGCGCGGCGCGCTCGTGGTGGGGATCGACGCACCGGTCGGCCCCCTCACGGGCTTTGGCCCGACCCGCGAGGAGCGGTGGGCCGCCCCCGGCCCCGCCACCTCCGTGGAGGTGGCGCCCGCCCTCCCGGACCGCCCCGTGGTCGTGGGCGTGCGCAACCCGTTCCGGCTCGCCCCGGGCGCCGAGACCCGCCTGCAGGTCCACCTGCCCATCTGGGCCCAGGTCCACCTGGAGGACGAGGAGCGCACGCTCCTGGCGGAGCTCCCGAGCGCGGTCTTGAGTCAGACCTGGTGGGGGGGCAAGACGCGAGGCGAGCTGGCCTATTGGCTTCCCGCCGAGGTCGAGCATGCCGAGGCGGACATCGCCACGGCGGCGCCCACCCGGGCCGTCTGTGTCCTGCGCATCGCGAACCGTTCGACGCGGGTGCTGGAGGTGGACCGCCTCGCGATCCGCGCTCCGCAGCACTCGCTGTTCCGCACCAGACGGGGCTTCGTCACCGACGAGGCCCGCATCGTCTACCTGGGAGAGGCCGATGCTGCCGTGGACGTGAGCGGCGCTCCCCCGGCGTTCGAGCCGGATGCTCCCCGCGTGCAGGGGCCGCGCCTGCTGCTGCCGCGCGGCCTGCGCGCGCTCACCTTCGCCCATCTCCGCAGCCTCGAGCTCTACTGA
- a CDS encoding mechanosensitive ion channel family protein produces MLPRLQQIADTAQALADTATAPLTDTVVAVAPAVVPTPDEAGSLVQVALILGLGIPLLAWITLWVRSVVSRRVGPHRGVITGKLLFYPGLVFLVALVMREMGFSLTPMLGAAGVVGIALGFASQTSVSNIVAGFFLVGERPFVVGDMIEVGTTAGRVLSVGMLSVKLRTWDNRFIRVPNESLMRSEVTNLTRFPIRRVDLVVRVSYDADLERVHDILLDAARAHPSSLMEPEPRVYFVSFGETAVHVKLTVWSTQEERRELKHSLPALMKRKLDEAGLPMPRLPGVMPLAIDAGGGGV; encoded by the coding sequence ATGCTCCCGCGTCTCCAGCAGATCGCCGACACCGCACAGGCGCTGGCCGACACCGCGACCGCTCCGCTCACCGACACGGTCGTCGCCGTCGCACCGGCGGTCGTCCCCACCCCGGACGAAGCCGGCTCGCTCGTGCAGGTCGCCCTCATCCTCGGGCTCGGGATCCCCCTGCTCGCCTGGATCACGCTGTGGGTCCGGAGCGTGGTGAGTCGCCGGGTCGGCCCCCACCGCGGGGTCATCACGGGCAAGCTCCTGTTCTATCCCGGTCTGGTGTTCCTCGTGGCGCTGGTCATGCGCGAGATGGGCTTCAGCCTCACGCCCATGCTCGGGGCCGCGGGTGTGGTGGGGATCGCCCTGGGCTTCGCGTCCCAGACCAGCGTATCCAACATCGTGGCCGGCTTCTTCCTGGTGGGCGAGCGACCCTTCGTCGTGGGGGACATGATCGAGGTCGGCACCACGGCCGGCCGCGTCCTCTCGGTGGGCATGCTCTCGGTGAAGCTGCGCACCTGGGACAACCGGTTCATCCGCGTACCGAACGAGAGCCTCATGCGCAGCGAGGTCACGAATCTCACACGCTTCCCCATCCGGCGGGTGGATCTCGTGGTCCGGGTCTCCTACGACGCCGACCTGGAGCGTGTCCACGACATCCTGCTCGACGCCGCGCGCGCACACCCTTCCTCGCTCATGGAGCCCGAGCCGCGCGTCTACTTCGTGTCGTTCGGAGAGACGGCCGTGCACGTGAAGCTGACGGTCTGGTCCACCCAGGAGGAGCGCCGTGAGCTCAAGCACAGCCTACCCGCGCTGATGAAGCGCAAGCTGGACGAGGCGGGGCTGCCGATGCCCCGGCTCCCCGGGGTGATGCCCCTGGCGATCGATGCCGGGGGCGGTGGAGTCTGA
- a CDS encoding bifunctional riboflavin kinase/FAD synthetase: MVEPSAIDPALARPLPEDARGAVVTVGTFDGVHRGHLAVFAEICQRARSSGRRSVLVTFDPHPLRIVRPEHAPPLLTTPVEKTEILAETGLDYAVFIPFTRALADYPPRRFVEEILVERLGVSELVIGYDHGFGKGRSGDVETLRAIGAELGFAVDVVEPVLAGGEPISSTRIRRSIASADLEDARRGLGRPYAVRGVVVRGDQRGRTLGFPTANLAVPVPDKLLPPAGIYAVRTHVRGGTFDGALHLGPRPTFRGAPPTIEVHLLDFEGDLYGEELRVDFIERLREVAPFATVADLVAQIRADVAAARAVLARSP; the protein is encoded by the coding sequence ATGGTAGAGCCGTCCGCAATCGACCCCGCGCTGGCTCGACCGCTGCCCGAGGACGCGCGTGGAGCCGTCGTCACGGTCGGGACCTTCGACGGGGTGCATCGGGGCCACCTGGCCGTGTTCGCGGAGATCTGCCAGCGCGCCCGTTCGTCGGGACGGCGCAGCGTCCTGGTGACCTTCGATCCCCACCCGCTCCGGATCGTGCGTCCCGAGCATGCCCCGCCGCTGCTCACCACCCCCGTGGAGAAGACGGAGATCCTGGCCGAGACGGGGCTCGACTACGCGGTCTTCATCCCCTTCACGCGTGCGCTGGCGGACTATCCGCCGCGCAGGTTCGTCGAAGAGATCCTCGTCGAGCGCCTCGGCGTCTCGGAGCTGGTCATCGGGTACGACCACGGCTTCGGCAAAGGACGGAGCGGAGACGTCGAGACCCTGCGTGCCATCGGCGCCGAGCTGGGCTTCGCCGTGGATGTGGTGGAGCCGGTCCTGGCCGGCGGCGAGCCCATCTCGTCGACGCGGATCCGCCGGTCGATCGCGTCCGCAGACCTGGAGGATGCGCGCCGAGGCCTGGGCCGTCCGTATGCGGTGCGCGGCGTCGTGGTGCGGGGCGACCAGCGGGGGCGGACCCTCGGGTTCCCCACAGCCAATCTGGCCGTGCCCGTTCCCGACAAGCTCCTCCCTCCCGCCGGGATCTACGCCGTACGCACGCACGTGCGGGGCGGCACGTTCGACGGGGCCCTCCACCTGGGTCCCCGCCCGACGTTCCGCGGGGCTCCGCCCACCATCGAGGTCCACCTGCTGGACTTCGAGGGCGACCTCTACGGCGAGGAGCTGCGGGTGGACTTCATCGAGCGGCTACGGGAGGTTGCGCCGTTCGCGACCGTGGCCGATCTCGTGGCCCAGATCCGCGCCGACGTCGCGGCCGCGCGCGCGGTCCTGGCCCGGAGCCCCTGA
- the truB gene encoding tRNA pseudouridine(55) synthase TruB — MTPAYVLPVDKPSGPTSHDVVGLARRALGTRRIGHTGTLDPFASGLLLLCVGGATRIAEYLSAQDKTYEATLELGRATDTDDRMGQIRAQDDAWRAVTDADVVGVLTGFQGAQLQTPPPYSAKKVAGERAYDRARRGETVALEAVPVDIHALEALAFAPPRLDFRVTCSSGTYVRALARDIGAALGTSAHLTELRRTAVGRFRVEEALVPEALGDAERVRATALSPLHALGHLPRVALQADEVRRIRHGQALPPPSGVGAGVCALSHEDELVAVAEVGPDALRPRKVFAW, encoded by the coding sequence GTGACCCCTGCGTACGTGCTCCCGGTGGACAAGCCGTCGGGGCCGACGTCACATGATGTGGTCGGACTCGCCCGCCGTGCGCTGGGGACCCGTCGGATCGGGCACACGGGTACGCTCGACCCCTTTGCCTCGGGACTGCTCCTCCTGTGTGTGGGCGGTGCGACGCGCATCGCCGAGTACCTGAGCGCGCAGGACAAGACGTACGAGGCGACGCTGGAGCTGGGACGCGCCACGGACACGGACGACCGCATGGGGCAGATCCGCGCCCAGGACGACGCCTGGCGGGCCGTCACCGACGCGGACGTGGTGGGCGTGCTGACCGGTTTCCAGGGGGCCCAGCTGCAGACCCCACCCCCCTACTCGGCGAAGAAGGTGGCGGGGGAGCGGGCCTACGACCGGGCGCGACGCGGCGAGACCGTGGCGCTGGAGGCCGTGCCCGTCGACATCCACGCGCTGGAGGCGCTGGCGTTCGCGCCTCCCCGTCTGGACTTCCGTGTCACCTGCTCCAGCGGGACCTACGTGCGTGCCCTGGCCCGCGACATCGGCGCCGCGCTGGGGACGAGCGCGCACCTGACGGAGCTGCGGCGGACCGCGGTGGGGCGCTTCCGCGTGGAGGAGGCGTTGGTGCCGGAGGCGTTGGGCGATGCCGAACGCGTGCGGGCCACGGCCCTGAGCCCCCTGCACGCCCTGGGGCACCTTCCTCGTGTCGCGTTGCAGGCCGACGAGGTCCGGCGCATCCGCCACGGTCAGGCCCTCCCCCCTCCGTCGGGCGTGGGCGCGGGGGTGTGCGCCCTCTCGCACGAGGACGAGCTGGTGGCCGTGGCCGAGGTGGGTCCCGACGCCCTGCGTCCTCGCAAGGTCTTCGCATGGTAG
- the rbfA gene encoding 30S ribosome-binding factor RbfA — MSRRAERLNEQVKRETAEILRLKVRDPRVEGVRVLGAEVTADLWLARVYVRFPDGRDERREAHAGLAAAAPFIRRELGQALRLRRVPELRFEEDRTAEAAERIEALLRDVEIPEAPPDGAPEDA, encoded by the coding sequence ATGTCCCGTCGTGCCGAACGATTGAATGAACAGGTCAAGCGCGAGACCGCGGAGATCCTGCGCCTCAAGGTCCGCGATCCCCGCGTGGAGGGGGTTCGTGTGCTCGGCGCCGAGGTCACCGCGGATCTGTGGCTCGCGCGCGTGTACGTGCGCTTTCCCGACGGCCGCGACGAACGCCGGGAGGCGCACGCAGGGCTCGCCGCGGCCGCTCCGTTCATCCGCCGGGAGCTCGGGCAGGCGCTGCGGTTGCGCCGGGTCCCGGAGCTGCGCTTCGAGGAGGATCGGACGGCGGAGGCCGCCGAGCGCATCGAAGCCCTGCTCCGCGACGTGGAGATTCCCGAAGCCCCTCCCGACGGAGCCCCGGAGGACGCGTGA
- a CDS encoding DUF503 domain-containing protein — protein sequence MTIRFLVFQLAFPEARSLKEKRMVLRSVKDRLRTRFNVSLAETGSQDQWSRGELSLVYLAADAGQADSIESRIDRLLEESGRLFITHVQRETL from the coding sequence GTGACGATCCGATTTCTCGTCTTCCAGCTTGCGTTTCCCGAGGCCCGCAGCCTGAAGGAGAAGCGCATGGTACTCCGCTCCGTCAAGGATCGCCTGCGGACCCGCTTCAACGTCTCGCTCGCCGAGACGGGGTCCCAGGACCAGTGGAGTCGTGGCGAGCTCTCCCTGGTCTACCTGGCCGCGGACGCGGGCCAGGCCGACTCCATCGAGAGTCGGATCGACCGGCTCCTCGAGGAGAGCGGTCGGCTCTTCATCACCCACGTCCAGCGCGAGACGCTGTAG
- the infB gene encoding translation initiation factor IF-2 — MRVFELAQTLSVDSEELLVLLRQLGIRVADRRGSLSEADVARVIARVERERRAGHRKAGEAIQAVIEDSKAPSTRRRRRRAEPEPEPEEEPAVEAPAAEAEEAPAATAPAPEPAVEAPPAAEPEPEVEAPAAAEPEPEPELQPEPVQERPETPAAEPARPAAPPKATPRPAAAQAPAPEPVRRNAPKGPARVLRRPAPGQGAGAGSADRGAAASGGKVRIQAEGYTADGRRQSKDRKKGKRTRVDQDAVQSNIQRVMAELKGGGKKRKKGRTVQDARERREAEEAQKAEERAREARTVRVNEFLTVAELAELMDVSSTEIVGSAFKNLGLMVTVNQRLDFDQIELLLDEFGFKAVREAEYGTVDEEEEDEDPVESLRPRPPVVTVMGHVDHGKTRLLDAIRDTNVVAGEAGGITQHIGAYHVEIDGGRAITFLDTPGHAAFTAMRARGAEVTDIVVLVVAADDSVMPQTIEAISHARNAGVPLVVAVNKIDLPAANAAKVKQELLQQSVTVEDFGGDVLSAEISAKARIGIDDLLEKVLLQAELLDLQANPDREAQGTVIEAKLDPGKGPVATILIQRGTLRVGDPFVCGLYDGRVRALLDERGKPVEAVRPGFPIQVLGASGVPQAGDSFQAMEADRAIEIAQNRQRLEREKQLRIRERGFKLGDFSQLRAEGKGGRLALIIKGDVDGSVQAVADALEQLGTNEVSVDIVHRGVGAINESDVLLASTTQAIIIGFRVRPDAKSRAVAEREGVDVHTYDVIYEAVNDVRSALEGLLSPEEKERILGSAEVREVFKITRVGTIAGCYVTHGIIQRTGNVRLVRDGIMIYDGSISSLKRFKEDVREVRESFECGIGIANFNDIKVGDVIECYRVEEVARTLADSARGRD; from the coding sequence ATGCGGGTTTTTGAGCTGGCACAGACCCTGAGCGTGGATTCCGAGGAACTGCTGGTGCTGTTGCGCCAGCTCGGGATCCGTGTAGCGGATCGGAGAGGATCGCTCTCCGAGGCCGACGTCGCGCGCGTCATCGCGCGTGTCGAGCGGGAGCGTCGTGCCGGGCACCGGAAGGCCGGTGAGGCCATCCAGGCCGTGATCGAGGATTCCAAGGCTCCGAGCACCCGGCGCCGGCGACGCCGGGCCGAGCCCGAGCCGGAGCCGGAAGAGGAGCCAGCGGTCGAGGCCCCCGCCGCGGAAGCGGAGGAGGCACCCGCCGCCACCGCCCCGGCGCCCGAGCCCGCCGTCGAGGCGCCACCCGCCGCGGAGCCCGAGCCCGAGGTCGAAGCGCCGGCCGCGGCCGAGCCCGAGCCGGAGCCCGAGCTCCAGCCGGAGCCCGTGCAGGAGCGTCCGGAGACGCCCGCGGCCGAGCCGGCCCGTCCTGCCGCGCCGCCCAAGGCCACGCCGCGGCCGGCTGCAGCGCAGGCGCCTGCGCCCGAGCCGGTCCGCCGCAACGCCCCCAAGGGGCCCGCCCGCGTCCTGCGTCGTCCCGCACCCGGTCAGGGTGCCGGTGCGGGATCCGCCGATCGCGGTGCCGCTGCTTCCGGCGGGAAGGTGCGCATCCAGGCCGAAGGCTATACCGCGGACGGCCGCCGCCAGTCGAAGGACCGCAAGAAGGGCAAGCGCACCCGCGTGGACCAGGATGCGGTGCAGTCGAACATCCAGCGCGTGATGGCCGAGCTGAAGGGCGGCGGGAAGAAGCGGAAGAAGGGCCGTACCGTCCAGGACGCCCGGGAGCGGCGGGAGGCCGAGGAGGCCCAGAAGGCGGAGGAACGCGCGCGCGAAGCCCGCACGGTACGGGTGAACGAGTTCCTGACGGTCGCCGAGCTGGCCGAGCTCATGGACGTGTCGTCCACCGAGATCGTGGGCAGCGCCTTCAAGAACCTCGGCCTCATGGTGACGGTCAACCAGCGCCTGGACTTCGACCAGATCGAGCTCCTGCTCGACGAGTTCGGCTTCAAGGCGGTGCGCGAGGCCGAGTACGGCACCGTGGACGAGGAGGAGGAGGACGAGGATCCGGTGGAGTCGCTGCGCCCGCGTCCGCCGGTGGTCACCGTCATGGGTCACGTCGACCACGGGAAGACGCGCCTGCTGGACGCCATCCGCGACACGAACGTCGTGGCCGGCGAGGCGGGCGGCATCACGCAGCACATCGGCGCCTACCACGTGGAGATCGACGGAGGTCGCGCCATCACCTTCCTCGACACCCCGGGTCACGCCGCCTTCACGGCCATGCGTGCGCGCGGCGCCGAGGTCACCGACATCGTGGTGCTCGTGGTCGCCGCGGACGACTCGGTCATGCCGCAGACCATCGAGGCCATCAGCCACGCCAGGAACGCGGGCGTGCCGCTGGTCGTGGCGGTCAACAAGATCGACCTGCCCGCGGCCAACGCGGCGAAGGTCAAGCAGGAGCTGTTGCAGCAGAGCGTGACCGTCGAGGACTTCGGCGGGGACGTGCTGTCGGCCGAGATCAGCGCGAAGGCGCGCATCGGCATCGACGACCTCCTGGAGAAGGTGCTCCTGCAGGCGGAGCTGCTGGACCTGCAGGCCAATCCCGACCGCGAGGCCCAGGGCACGGTCATCGAAGCCAAGCTGGACCCCGGCAAGGGTCCCGTGGCCACCATCCTGATCCAGCGCGGCACGCTGCGGGTGGGCGACCCGTTCGTCTGCGGTCTCTACGACGGACGTGTGCGCGCCCTCCTGGACGAGCGCGGCAAGCCCGTCGAAGCCGTCCGGCCCGGGTTCCCGATCCAGGTGCTCGGTGCGTCGGGTGTGCCCCAGGCCGGGGACTCGTTCCAGGCCATGGAAGCCGACCGGGCCATCGAGATCGCGCAGAACCGCCAGCGGCTGGAGCGCGAGAAACAGCTCCGGATCCGGGAGCGCGGTTTCAAGCTCGGCGACTTCTCCCAGCTCCGCGCGGAAGGGAAGGGCGGACGGCTCGCGCTCATCATCAAGGGCGACGTGGACGGCTCCGTCCAGGCGGTGGCCGACGCGCTCGAGCAACTCGGCACCAACGAGGTCTCCGTGGACATCGTGCACCGCGGAGTGGGTGCCATCAACGAGTCCGACGTGCTGCTGGCCTCGACCACGCAAGCCATCATCATCGGCTTCCGCGTGCGGCCCGATGCCAAGTCCCGCGCCGTGGCCGAGCGCGAGGGTGTGGACGTCCACACCTACGACGTGATCTACGAGGCCGTCAACGACGTGCGCTCCGCGCTCGAGGGCCTGCTCTCGCCGGAGGAGAAGGAGCGCATCCTGGGCTCCGCCGAGGTGCGAGAGGTCTTCAAGATCACTCGCGTCGGAACCATCGCAGGCTGTTACGTCACCCACGGCATCATCCAGCGCACCGGCAACGTGCGTCTGGTGCGGGACGGCATCATGATCTACGACGGCAGCATCTCGTCGCTCAAGCGCTTCAAGGAAGACGTCCGCGAGGTGCGCGAGAGCTTCGAATGCGGCATCGGCATCGCCAACTTCAACGACATCAAGGTCGGCGATGTGATCGAATGCTACCGCGTCGAGGAGGTCGCGCGTACGCTCGCCGACTCGGCACGGGGTCGCGACTGA